A section of the Telopea speciosissima isolate NSW1024214 ecotype Mountain lineage chromosome 3, Tspe_v1, whole genome shotgun sequence genome encodes:
- the LOC122656925 gene encoding myb-related protein 306 isoform X2: protein MGRPPCCDKVGVKKGPWTPEEDIILVSYIQEHGPGNWRSVPTNTGLLRCSKSCRLRWTNYLRPGIKRGNFTDHEEKMIIHLQALLGNRWAAIASYLPQRTDNDIKNYWNTHLKKKLKKLQPGIDDNTRDGFSDSQQISKGQWERRLQTDIHMARQALCEALSLENPNNLSDLKPSNGYYSYLSSTQPSTYASSTENISKLLQGWMKNSPKSSKTTSSETTQNSSNNRAGTSPDDFEILLFDLESPTPDVSQSVSLDDTVNFSQEISLFQDESKPILGSEAPLSFLEKWLFEEGATQGNEEDLIEASLGGTGADFF from the exons ATGGGTCGACCACCTTGCTGTGATAAAGTCGGTGTAAAGAAAGGGCCTTGGACTCCTGAAGAAGATATTATCTTGGTTTCTTATATTCAAGAACATGGTCCTGGGAATTGGAGATCTGTTCCTACCAATACAG GTTTGCTTAGATGCAGCAAGAGTTGCAGGCTTAGATGGACTAACTACCTAAGGCCTGGGATCAAACGTGGAAACTTCACTGATCATGAGGAGAAGATGATAATCCATCTTCAAGCTCTTTTGGGCAATAG ATGGGCTGCCATAGCTTCTTACCTTCCTCAAAGAACAGACAACGATATCAAGAATTACTGGAATACCcacttgaagaagaagctcaagAAGCTTCAGCCAGGCATTGATGACAATACCAGAGATGGGTTTTCAGATTCTCAGCAAATCTCCAAAGGTCAGTGGGAGAGAAGGCTTCAAACTGATATCCATATGGCTAGGCAAGCTCTATGTGAAGCATTGTCTTTGGAGAATCCAAACAATTTGTCTGACTTGAAACCCTCAAATGGCTACTACTCTTACTTAAGCTCAACCCAACCATCTACATATGCCTCAAGCACTGAAAACATATCAAAATTGCTCCAAGGATGGATGAAGAATTCTCCAAAATCTTCTAAGACAACCTCATCAGAGACAACTCAGAATTCCTCTAACAACAGGGCTGGAAC ATCACCTGATGATTTCGAAATATTGCTGTTTGATTTGGAGTCTCCAACACCTGATGTCTCTCAATCTGTGTCTCTAGATGATACAGTCAATTTCTCACAGGAGATTAGCCTCTTCCAAGATGAGAGCAAACCAATTCTTGGAAGTGAAgcccctctctcttttcttgagAAATGGCTGTTTGAAGAAGGTGCTACTCAAGGGAATGAGGAAGACCTGATTGAGGCTTCACTAGGAGGAACTGGAGCTGATTTTTTCTGA
- the LOC122656925 gene encoding myb-related protein 306 isoform X1: MGRPPCCDKVGVKKGPWTPEEDIILVSYIQEHGPGNWRSVPTNTGLLRCSKSCRLRWTNYLRPGIKRGNFTDHEEKMIIHLQALLGNRWAAIASYLPQRTDNDIKNYWNTHLKKKLKKLQPGIDDNTRDGFSDSQQISKGQWERRLQTDIHMARQALCEALSLENPNNLSDLKPSNGYYSYLSSTQPSTYASSTENISKLLQGWMKNSPKSSKTTSSETTQNSSNNRAGTDSSSSQGTPNGANKNGNVSPDDFEILLFDLESPTPDVSQSVSLDDTVNFSQEISLFQDESKPILGSEAPLSFLEKWLFEEGATQGNEEDLIEASLGGTGADFF, from the exons ATGGGTCGACCACCTTGCTGTGATAAAGTCGGTGTAAAGAAAGGGCCTTGGACTCCTGAAGAAGATATTATCTTGGTTTCTTATATTCAAGAACATGGTCCTGGGAATTGGAGATCTGTTCCTACCAATACAG GTTTGCTTAGATGCAGCAAGAGTTGCAGGCTTAGATGGACTAACTACCTAAGGCCTGGGATCAAACGTGGAAACTTCACTGATCATGAGGAGAAGATGATAATCCATCTTCAAGCTCTTTTGGGCAATAG ATGGGCTGCCATAGCTTCTTACCTTCCTCAAAGAACAGACAACGATATCAAGAATTACTGGAATACCcacttgaagaagaagctcaagAAGCTTCAGCCAGGCATTGATGACAATACCAGAGATGGGTTTTCAGATTCTCAGCAAATCTCCAAAGGTCAGTGGGAGAGAAGGCTTCAAACTGATATCCATATGGCTAGGCAAGCTCTATGTGAAGCATTGTCTTTGGAGAATCCAAACAATTTGTCTGACTTGAAACCCTCAAATGGCTACTACTCTTACTTAAGCTCAACCCAACCATCTACATATGCCTCAAGCACTGAAAACATATCAAAATTGCTCCAAGGATGGATGAAGAATTCTCCAAAATCTTCTAAGACAACCTCATCAGAGACAACTCAGAATTCCTCTAACAACAGGGCTGGAACTGATTCTTCTTCTAGTCAAGGCACCCCAAATGGGGctaataaaaatggaaatgtATCACCTGATGATTTCGAAATATTGCTGTTTGATTTGGAGTCTCCAACACCTGATGTCTCTCAATCTGTGTCTCTAGATGATACAGTCAATTTCTCACAGGAGATTAGCCTCTTCCAAGATGAGAGCAAACCAATTCTTGGAAGTGAAgcccctctctcttttcttgagAAATGGCTGTTTGAAGAAGGTGCTACTCAAGGGAATGAGGAAGACCTGATTGAGGCTTCACTAGGAGGAACTGGAGCTGATTTTTTCTGA